The Microbacterium sulfonylureivorans region GCAGACGACGAGGACGCGCTCCTCGACGCAGCCGGCCGCTGACGCGGGCTCGCTGCGTCAGGCGAGCGAGATCAGGTCGGCGTAGTCGCGGCCCCAGATGTCCTCGACGCCGTCCGGCAGGATGAGGACCCGCTCGGGATTGAGCGCCTCGACGGCGCCCTCGTCGTGCGAGACCAGCACGACGGCGCCCTCGTAGTGCGAGAGCGCGCCGAGGATCTCCTCGCGCGATGCGGGATCGAGGTTGTTCGTCGGCTCGTCGAGCAGCAGCATGTTGGCGCTGGACACCACGAGCGTCGCGAGCGAGAGGCGCGTCTTCTCACCGCCCGACAGCACTCCCGCGGGCTTGAGCACGTCGTCGCCCGTGAAGAGGAACGAGCCGAGAACCTTGCGGGCATCCGTCGCCGTGATGTCCGGCGCCGCCGACATCATGTTCTCGAGCACCGAGCGCGACACGTCGAGGTTCTCGTGCTCCTGCGCGTAGTACCCGATCTTGAGCCCGTGACCGGGCTCGAGCTGACCGGTGTCGGGCTTGTCCACGCCGGCGAGGATGCGCAGCAGGGTGGTCTTGCCGGCGCCGTTGAGGCCGAGCACGACGACCTTGGAGCCGCGGTCGATCGCGAGGTCGACGTCGGTGAAGATCTCGAGCGATCCGTACGACTTGGAGAGCCCCGATGCCATCAGCGGCGTCTTCCCGCACGGCGCGGGCTTCGGGAACCGGAGCTTGGCGACGCGGTCCTCCTGGCGCACGTCGTCGAGGCCCGAGAGCATCTTCTCGGCGCGAGCGACCATCTGGTGCGCGGCAGCGGCCTTCGACGCCTTGGCACCGAAGCGCGCGGCCTGAAGCTGCAGGGCGGTGGCCTTCTTCTCGACGTTGACGCGCTCCTTCTTGCGGCGTTCCTCGTCGGCGACCCGCTGGCGCAGGTAGTTCTTCCAGTTCATGTTGTAGACGTCGATGACCTGGCGGTTCGCGTCGAGGTAGAACACGCGGTTGACGGTCTCGCCGACGAGCTCGACATCGTGGCTGATGACGATGAGCCCGCCCTTGTAGCCCTTCAGGAATTCGCGGAGCCACACGACGCTGTCGGCGTCGAGGTGGTTCGTCGGCTCATCGAGGATCATCGACTCGGCGTCGGAGAACAGGATGCGGGCGAGTTCGATGCGGCGACGCTGGCCGCCGGACAGGGTGCGCAGCGGCTGGTCGAGGATGCGGTCGGGCAGCGACAGGTTGTGCGCGATCGACG contains the following coding sequences:
- a CDS encoding ABC-F family ATP-binding cassette domain-containing protein translates to MLAVHDLEIRVGARVLMSDVSFRVSAGDKVGLVGRNGAGKTTLTKVLAGDLLPADGKVDRIGELGYLPQDPRSGDPEMLARTRILDARGLGTIALGMHEASLAMGDENPDVAARAMRKYANLTERFEALGGYAAEAEAASIAHNLSLPDRILDQPLRTLSGGQRRRIELARILFSDAESMILDEPTNHLDADSVVWLREFLKGYKGGLIVISHDVELVGETVNRVFYLDANRQVIDVYNMNWKNYLRQRVADEERRKKERVNVEKKATALQLQAARFGAKASKAAAAHQMVARAEKMLSGLDDVRQEDRVAKLRFPKPAPCGKTPLMASGLSKSYGSLEIFTDVDLAIDRGSKVVVLGLNGAGKTTLLRILAGVDKPDTGQLEPGHGLKIGYYAQEHENLDVSRSVLENMMSAAPDITATDARKVLGSFLFTGDDVLKPAGVLSGGEKTRLSLATLVVSSANMLLLDEPTNNLDPASREEILGALSHYEGAVVLVSHDEGAVEALNPERVLILPDGVEDIWGRDYADLISLA